In the Nitrospirales bacterium LBB_01 genome, one interval contains:
- the nadA gene encoding quinolinate synthase translates to MLKDQQIVEQIMELKNKRKALIIAHNYQRDEIQAIADLTGDSLELSRKAAETDAEVIVFCGVNFMAESASVLSPDKTVLMPAMDAMCPMAEMIAVDSGRGVYQSFPGYSEPPGYVYPSKFSLRDIKAKYPGVPVVAYVNTTADVKAESDICCTSANVVAVIESLPGERVICIPDKNLSMWAQKNTKKEVIAWDGYCHVHDRVTVADVSAARQLHPNALVMAHPECRIEVLEISDHVTSTSGMLKYAKASSASEFIVGTEIGLLYRLRKENPDKTFYPLRKDMVCPNMKKTTLTLLYETLRDMRNIVKVPEEIRTRAKKALDRMLALSANSPSKR, encoded by the coding sequence ATTTTGAAAGACCAACAGATAGTAGAGCAAATAATGGAGCTAAAGAACAAGCGCAAAGCTCTCATCATAGCGCATAATTATCAAAGGGATGAGATACAGGCAATTGCAGACCTTACAGGGGATTCCCTTGAGCTTTCAAGAAAAGCCGCTGAGACGGACGCTGAGGTAATAGTGTTTTGCGGGGTGAATTTTATGGCAGAAAGCGCCTCTGTGCTTTCTCCAGATAAGACCGTGCTGATGCCGGCAATGGACGCAATGTGTCCTATGGCAGAGATGATAGCGGTTGACTCTGGACGAGGGGTGTATCAGTCCTTTCCGGGTTATTCGGAGCCACCTGGGTACGTGTATCCGTCAAAGTTTTCACTTAGGGACATAAAAGCCAAATACCCGGGCGTACCTGTAGTTGCCTATGTAAACACAACGGCAGATGTTAAGGCCGAATCTGATATCTGCTGCACATCGGCAAATGTGGTTGCGGTGATAGAGTCATTGCCGGGTGAGCGAGTGATATGTATTCCTGACAAAAATCTTTCCATGTGGGCGCAGAAAAACACTAAAAAAGAGGTAATCGCATGGGATGGCTATTGTCATGTCCATGACAGAGTGACAGTAGCGGATGTTTCAGCTGCAAGACAGCTGCACCCCAATGCTCTTGTTATGGCACATCCTGAGTGCAGGATAGAGGTTCTTGAAATATCTGACCACGTAACAAGCACCTCAGGGATGTTGAAATATGCCAAAGCGTCATCGGCCTCAGAGTTCATAGTGGGCACAGAGATAGGGCTTCTTTACAGACTGAGAAAAGAAAACCCGGATAAGACTTTTTACCCGCTGCGTAAGGACATGGTCTGCCCGAATATGAAAAAAACTACTCTAACGCTTCTATATGAGACACTGAGAGATATGAGAAACATCGTAAAAGTTCCGGAGGAAATAAGAACAAGAGCTAAAAAAGCGCTTGACAGAATGCTTGCACTAAGCGCCAATTCTCCTTCTAAAAGATAA
- a CDS encoding lytic transglycosylase domain-containing protein codes for MIMYPTHLLADIYMYDKGGGLVYYSNIKRAGYKTHIVKENISKKRTRRSAAVVSSQKTTESPVPAGVNPDLSAYKDYEDIVHKKSAEYSLDPTLVKAVIKTESNWNNVALSSKGAMGLMQLMPGTANFLSVVNPYDPVENIDGGIRYLKYLLNRFNGNVSLALAGYNAGPNAVSRYGDNIPPYAETQDYVQKVLNTYNGVMTYSPHTITSDTAGKTAISFAASRRIFKVVTSDGSILYTNIQPGTLQ; via the coding sequence ATGATTATGTATCCAACCCATCTTTTGGCAGACATATATATGTATGACAAAGGCGGAGGGCTGGTGTATTACTCTAATATAAAAAGAGCCGGGTACAAAACTCATATTGTGAAAGAGAACATTTCTAAGAAGCGGACACGACGCTCAGCTGCTGTTGTTTCTTCTCAGAAGACAACAGAGTCCCCTGTACCTGCCGGAGTCAATCCCGACTTGTCTGCATATAAAGACTACGAGGACATTGTCCATAAGAAATCCGCAGAGTACTCTCTTGACCCCACGTTGGTAAAAGCGGTGATTAAAACAGAATCTAACTGGAACAACGTGGCCTTATCGTCAAAGGGCGCAATGGGGCTCATGCAGTTAATGCCGGGTACCGCTAATTTCCTCTCAGTGGTAAACCCCTACGATCCTGTTGAAAACATAGACGGCGGCATACGGTATCTAAAATACCTGCTTAACAGATTTAACGGAAATGTTTCGCTTGCACTTGCCGGTTATAATGCCGGGCCCAATGCTGTGTCCCGATATGGTGATAACATTCCCCCATATGCTGAAACCCAGGACTATGTACAGAAGGTGCTAAATACATATAACGGGGTAATGACATATTCTCCGCACACAATCACCTCAGACACTGCTGGAAAAACAGCGATAAGTTTTGCCGCTTCCAGACGGATATTTAAGGTGGTGACCTCAGATGGTTCTATTCTATATACAAACATCCAGCCTGGGACTTTACAGTAA
- a CDS encoding sulfurtransferase TusA family protein, with amino-acid sequence MADIKADQVLDTKGLNCPMPVLKTKKALDGIDSGKVLEVISTDAGSKSDIPALLSRLGHELLETKENGNVISFFIKKA; translated from the coding sequence ATGGCTGACATTAAAGCAGATCAGGTATTGGATACGAAGGGGTTAAACTGCCCAATGCCGGTGTTAAAGACTAAAAAGGCTCTGGATGGAATTGACTCAGGTAAAGTGCTTGAGGTAATATCAACGGATGCCGGTTCAAAATCTGACATCCCGGCTCTTTTAAGCAGACTTGGGCATGAGTTGCTGGAGACAAAAGAAAACGGTAACGTTATTTCATTTTTTATTAAGAAGGCATAA
- a CDS encoding Crp/Fnr family transcriptional regulator, with protein MEGGNIKYPLRNKSGKTVMFEMHPLFSSVISGELISLRKQSKPFNLKKEQTLYMQGLESKSLFFLESGYVKLSKINHDGRVFILDVVEPGEFFGELTLAAEKERSTGADAMEDCSGIEIRKEIFEAFLKSRPDLAIKLIQMIGDKRLSMESMLQNMIFMDIETRIASLLLKYADGDMLKIALTHQEIADMTGATRVSVSRTIIKFRNTGLIETTGERIKLKNLKKLSEYLERY; from the coding sequence ATGGAGGGTGGCAATATTAAATATCCGCTAAGAAATAAGTCTGGGAAAACCGTTATGTTTGAAATGCACCCTCTGTTTTCATCTGTAATAAGCGGAGAGCTTATCTCTTTACGCAAGCAATCCAAACCGTTCAATTTAAAAAAAGAACAGACCCTGTATATGCAGGGTTTGGAGTCAAAATCGCTGTTTTTTTTAGAGAGTGGATATGTAAAACTTTCAAAGATAAATCATGACGGAAGAGTGTTTATTCTTGACGTGGTAGAGCCCGGGGAGTTTTTTGGAGAACTAACGCTTGCAGCGGAAAAAGAAAGAAGTACAGGAGCTGACGCTATGGAGGATTGCTCAGGAATTGAGATACGAAAAGAGATTTTTGAGGCTTTTTTAAAATCCAGACCTGATCTTGCAATTAAACTTATTCAGATGATAGGCGACAAAAGGCTCAGCATGGAAAGTATGCTGCAAAATATGATTTTTATGGACATAGAGACTCGCATTGCCTCTTTGCTGCTAAAGTATGCCGATGGCGATATGTTAAAAATCGCACTGACTCACCAGGAGATAGCCGATATGACCGGAGCTACAAGAGTTTCTGTCTCCCGAACCATTATAAAATTCAGAAACACTGGACTAATAGAGACAACAGGCGAGCGTATAAAGCTGAAAAATCTTAAGAAACTAAGCGAATATCTGGAAAGGTATTAA
- a CDS encoding iron-containing alcohol dehydrogenase, which translates to MINPFTFAKTPFVHFGADKFQSLGKIVANTANTIILLTGGKSLSDSGKLEALSDDFKKHAITFHHETITTEPTPELIDKISDKYRNYNIAAVVAIGGGSVVDAGKAVSAMIPIDGSVFDYLEGVGKGLNHSGKKLPFIAVSTTAGTGSEATKNAVLSRVGKDGFKRSLRHDNFVPDIAVIDPLLHLSCPSNVTAACAMDAFTQLLESFLSTKASPVTDALSFDAIHLCRKNIVLSATTHAGDPEVRASMAYAAFISGVTLANAGLGVVHGFASSIGSYFDIPHGVVCGTLVGACTRKNIARLKEIAKDIPSANAALHKYSQATAALTNSTSHELNALTGKIDEWTELLKIPKLSAYGVKLTDLEKIASETGIKENPVTLSKNDLIEILSERL; encoded by the coding sequence GTGATTAACCCGTTTACTTTTGCTAAAACTCCGTTTGTCCACTTTGGCGCAGATAAGTTTCAATCACTTGGTAAGATTGTAGCTAATACCGCTAACACTATAATTTTGTTAACAGGCGGCAAATCGCTGTCTGATTCAGGTAAACTTGAAGCGCTCTCTGACGATTTTAAAAAACACGCCATTACCTTTCACCATGAAACCATAACGACTGAACCCACCCCTGAGCTAATTGACAAAATATCGGATAAATACCGAAATTATAACATTGCAGCTGTTGTGGCTATTGGCGGGGGCAGTGTTGTTGATGCCGGTAAGGCGGTATCTGCGATGATACCAATTGATGGCTCCGTGTTTGACTACCTTGAGGGCGTGGGTAAGGGATTAAACCATAGCGGTAAAAAGCTGCCCTTTATTGCTGTTTCAACGACTGCAGGTACCGGCTCTGAGGCCACCAAAAACGCCGTACTTAGCCGTGTCGGTAAAGACGGCTTTAAACGCTCACTGAGACACGACAACTTTGTGCCCGATATTGCGGTTATTGATCCACTCCTTCATTTGTCATGTCCGTCAAACGTTACCGCAGCTTGCGCTATGGATGCCTTTACGCAGCTTTTGGAATCATTTCTCTCTACAAAAGCATCTCCGGTTACAGATGCGCTATCTTTTGATGCTATCCATCTCTGCCGTAAAAATATTGTACTATCTGCTACAACCCATGCAGGTGACCCAGAGGTGCGGGCGTCTATGGCCTATGCCGCTTTTATCTCAGGAGTGACACTAGCGAATGCCGGTCTTGGCGTAGTGCATGGCTTTGCATCGTCTATTGGGAGTTATTTTGACATACCTCACGGTGTTGTATGTGGAACTCTTGTGGGCGCATGCACAAGAAAAAATATTGCCCGCCTAAAAGAGATTGCTAAAGATATACCCTCTGCCAATGCCGCTCTCCACAAATATTCACAAGCCACAGCCGCTCTTACAAACTCCACATCACATGAGCTAAATGCTCTCACCGGCAAAATTGACGAATGGACTGAATTGCTTAAAATTCCAAAACTATCTGCTTATGGCGTAAAATTAACCGATTTAGAAAAGATAGCCTCAGAAACAGGTATTAAAGAAAATCCGGTCACGCTGTCCAAAAATGACCTGATAGAAATACTTAGTGAACGGTTATAG
- a CDS encoding antibiotic biosynthesis monooxygenase — translation MIVTAVTVYVKVEHIKDFIEATRKNHEASVKEPGNMRFDVLQCKDEPGRFLLYEAYESEAASKAHKDTSHYLLWRETVEPWMTRPRQGVAHSVVYPTERSMW, via the coding sequence ATGATTGTAACAGCAGTGACAGTATATGTTAAAGTAGAGCATATTAAAGATTTTATAGAGGCAACCAGAAAAAACCATGAGGCATCCGTAAAAGAACCAGGCAATATGCGCTTTGATGTTCTGCAGTGTAAGGATGAGCCGGGCAGATTTCTTCTCTATGAGGCGTATGAATCTGAGGCGGCATCAAAAGCCCATAAGGATACCAGCCACTACCTCCTGTGGCGTGAAACTGTAGAACCGTGGATGACTCGGCCCAGACAAGGGGTCGCTCACTCTGTAGTCTATCCCACAGAAAGGTCTATGTGGTGA
- a CDS encoding AEC family transporter, translated as MYATLLSFTLIVLTGVAFRRLKPGGLDADTVRNAINATVLNIFLPALCIKIFSETRIDIEAVLVPMTAALTICTLMALTHFVFKVIVRFKNISMPEVGALIICASFGNTTYLGLPVITELYGQSAQKYVLYFDLMTATPILWLIGAQVAARYGGLTEKISKKQMLYSSVKTVLMLPPIHGVILGGIIQSAGIPLPEPVFKALSLLGSLVVPLMIFSIGLAITVPKISHVYCAAISGGIKLIVSPLLAYFAAKKLGLDGVALNACTVEGAMPSMVLSLLIAARFNLDVTLAAFMIVSTTACSLFTLPVIVKLLSL; from the coding sequence ATGTATGCTACACTTTTATCATTTACCCTGATAGTGCTGACAGGCGTTGCCTTTCGGCGACTTAAGCCCGGAGGGCTTGATGCCGACACGGTACGAAATGCTATAAATGCTACTGTTTTAAATATCTTCCTACCGGCTTTGTGCATAAAAATATTCTCTGAAACACGGATTGATATTGAAGCGGTACTAGTGCCAATGACTGCGGCACTCACTATATGCACACTTATGGCGCTCACTCATTTTGTATTTAAAGTAATCGTTCGATTTAAAAACATCTCCATGCCTGAAGTTGGAGCGCTTATAATTTGCGCCTCTTTTGGTAACACCACCTATCTTGGACTTCCTGTGATTACCGAGCTTTACGGGCAGAGCGCTCAAAAATACGTTCTCTATTTTGATCTAATGACTGCCACCCCGATTCTATGGCTTATCGGCGCTCAGGTAGCGGCAAGATATGGTGGGCTGACTGAAAAAATCTCTAAAAAACAAATGCTGTATTCCTCTGTGAAAACAGTGCTCATGCTCCCTCCAATACATGGAGTCATTCTTGGCGGGATTATCCAAAGCGCCGGGATTCCGCTCCCTGAGCCTGTGTTTAAAGCGCTGTCGCTCTTGGGTTCTCTTGTTGTGCCGCTTATGATTTTCAGTATTGGGCTTGCCATAACCGTACCAAAGATTAGCCACGTGTACTGTGCCGCAATTTCTGGGGGAATCAAACTAATCGTCTCTCCGCTATTAGCATATTTTGCGGCAAAAAAGCTTGGACTTGACGGCGTTGCTCTAAATGCATGCACAGTTGAGGGCGCTATGCCGTCAATGGTCTTGTCCCTTCTTATCGCCGCAAGATTTAACCTTGACGTCACTCTGGCCGCTTTCATGATTGTCTCCACCACTGCCTGCTCACTGTTTACTCTTCCTGTTATTGTGAAACTTCTTTCGTTGTAG